Proteins encoded within one genomic window of uncultured Desulfobacter sp.:
- a CDS encoding NAD(+)--dinitrogen-reductase ADP-D-ribosyltransferase, whose protein sequence is MSDYQYQYNLCNVPAWVIGSREFNADPTPLSVHGVRKAHAHFFKQLDELSSWEERARIFQDYMEVAFHLHQWREAGDVGQLLSIKHSYLRFLRGWLFDADSVEGAVLKGWVQTRMGLPPLHHRGRIDGKDSDEYLSYMKDRMKGSARTNGIFNQLDLLYEFVQYELKRRNPLTTHITLYRGVHGFFDHDLLEWDKKKGKGVVRLNNLNSFTHDFERAWEFGTFVIEAQIPVYKIFFDGAFLHAGILKGEEEVLVIGGEYDITRRII, encoded by the coding sequence ATGTCCGATTATCAATATCAATACAACTTGTGCAATGTGCCTGCCTGGGTCATCGGCTCCCGGGAATTCAACGCTGATCCCACGCCGTTAAGTGTTCATGGTGTACGCAAAGCCCATGCCCATTTTTTTAAACAGTTGGACGAGCTGTCCAGCTGGGAAGAGAGGGCAAGAATATTTCAAGATTATATGGAGGTTGCGTTTCATCTTCATCAGTGGCGGGAAGCAGGTGATGTCGGTCAATTGCTCAGTATAAAGCACAGTTATTTAAGATTTCTGAGGGGATGGCTTTTTGATGCCGATTCCGTTGAAGGGGCTGTCTTAAAGGGATGGGTGCAGACCCGGATGGGGTTGCCTCCACTCCATCATCGTGGCCGGATCGACGGGAAAGATAGTGACGAGTATTTATCATACATGAAGGATCGCATGAAAGGTTCCGCGCGAACCAACGGTATTTTCAACCAACTGGATCTTCTCTATGAATTTGTTCAGTACGAGCTGAAACGTCGCAATCCGCTTACGACTCACATAACCCTTTATAGAGGTGTTCATGGCTTTTTTGATCATGATCTGCTTGAATGGGACAAAAAGAAAGGTAAAGGCGTGGTCCGGCTCAATAATTTGAATTCCTTTACCCATGATTTTGAACGGGCCTGGGAATTTGGTACCTTCGTTATTGAAGCCCAAATACCTGTTTACAAAATTTTTTTTGATGGCGCTTTTCTTCATGCCGGGATACTCAAAGGGGAGGAAGAGGTGCTGGTTATTGGCGGTGAGTACGATATTACCAGACGAATTATATAA
- a CDS encoding diguanylate cyclase, whose amino-acid sequence MKCINLVYKNTDDLTKIRNELNGYSPENILIQVFCGISDLDKVNHLRLLLCRLFPGSVVIGASSAGEILGATVVERSVVISFTAFEKTKVASALIPHNDDLQAGGKEMGKALKDKEANVIIVFGCGTKDGNFINAFPFLEALRREFDNIVIAGGMAGGYNELASRVFVFTEQDLTEHGFAAATLSGPNLCVNTAHNLSWTPIGKTMTVTQAEGHRLHSIDNKSIKDIYLQYLGIEPHPSSVYLVNYFPLMFERGGMHVTNPVWSINPDGSFNVVKQFYTGEQVRFSYCDAGLQEEGAGRMGRELAGYEPDAFFVYSCEYRKTLFEDDIVVDMAALKCSPCSAGFFTFGECYTDKKNRLSFLHQTMTVLALSESDTCKIFYEEETCAEKIELPKVNLRRFRILKSMSHLVSSTTQELEQTNRLLEKLANKDGLTGLFNRRFFDDTLAHRLKEHSRTEAPLSLILMDVDFFKQFNDQYGHVAGDDCLRAIATLLKKLMRRDADMAFRYGGEEFSCILPATAHPGALKTAETIRSGVENLAIPHTTSKEAELVTVSLGVITLTDDRNISAQELTDACDQLLYEAKHGGRNRLQGRNLIGTDNNL is encoded by the coding sequence ATGAAATGTATCAATCTTGTCTATAAAAATACTGACGATTTAACGAAAATTCGGAACGAATTAAACGGTTATTCACCTGAAAATATCCTTATTCAGGTGTTTTGCGGTATTTCAGATTTAGACAAGGTGAACCACCTTCGATTGCTGCTTTGTAGACTGTTTCCCGGTAGTGTTGTAATCGGTGCAAGCTCAGCCGGGGAAATTTTAGGTGCAACCGTTGTGGAAAGATCTGTTGTAATAAGCTTCACCGCCTTTGAAAAAACCAAAGTTGCATCTGCTTTAATCCCCCATAATGATGATTTACAAGCCGGGGGGAAAGAGATGGGAAAAGCGCTCAAAGACAAAGAAGCAAACGTGATCATTGTCTTTGGCTGCGGCACGAAAGATGGAAATTTTATCAATGCCTTCCCTTTTCTTGAGGCCTTAAGACGCGAGTTTGACAATATTGTCATTGCCGGCGGCATGGCCGGTGGATATAACGAGTTGGCAAGCCGGGTGTTTGTGTTTACGGAACAGGATCTCACTGAACACGGGTTTGCTGCGGCAACACTCTCAGGGCCCAATCTATGCGTTAACACGGCCCATAATTTAAGCTGGACGCCCATTGGAAAAACAATGACGGTCACACAGGCAGAAGGTCACAGGCTCCACAGCATTGATAACAAATCCATCAAAGATATATACCTGCAGTATCTGGGCATTGAACCCCATCCTTCATCTGTATACCTGGTGAATTATTTTCCTCTTATGTTTGAAAGAGGCGGCATGCATGTAACCAATCCGGTCTGGTCTATAAATCCTGACGGTTCTTTTAACGTAGTGAAACAATTTTATACCGGAGAGCAGGTGCGTTTCAGTTATTGTGATGCAGGTCTTCAGGAGGAGGGGGCCGGACGGATGGGAAGAGAACTGGCCGGATATGAACCTGATGCCTTTTTCGTGTACTCCTGTGAATACAGAAAAACGCTTTTTGAAGATGATATTGTGGTCGATATGGCAGCCTTGAAGTGCAGCCCCTGCTCGGCCGGTTTTTTTACTTTTGGCGAATGCTATACCGATAAAAAAAATAGACTGAGTTTTCTACATCAGACGATGACTGTTCTGGCCCTGTCCGAATCAGACACCTGCAAAATATTTTACGAAGAAGAAACTTGTGCTGAAAAAATCGAACTGCCAAAAGTAAATTTAAGACGATTTCGAATTTTAAAATCCATGAGCCACCTTGTGAGCAGCACGACCCAGGAACTGGAACAAACAAACAGACTGCTTGAAAAACTTGCCAATAAGGATGGCCTGACAGGACTCTTTAACCGCCGATTTTTCGATGACACCCTGGCGCATCGGCTCAAAGAGCACAGCCGCACAGAGGCGCCTTTGTCCCTGATACTAATGGATGTTGATTTTTTCAAACAGTTCAATGATCAATACGGTCATGTGGCCGGAGACGACTGTCTGCGCGCGATCGCAACGCTCCTTAAAAAACTGATGAGACGGGATGCTGATATGGCATTTCGTTACGGGGGAGAGGAGTTTAGTTGTATTCTGCCGGCTACGGCACATCCAGGTGCGTTAAAAACAGCGGAAACCATCAGATCCGGCGTTGAAAACCTGGCCATTCCTCACACGACATCAAAGGAAGCCGAGTTAGTAACTGTCAGTTTGGGCGTCATCACCCTGACCGACGATCGAAACATCTCTGCCCAGGAGCTGACGGATGCCTGCGACCAGCTGCTCTATGAAGCCAAACATGGGGGTAGGAACCGTTTGCAAGGAAGAAATTTGATAGGCACAGACAATAATCTATAA
- a CDS encoding IS3 family transposase (programmed frameshift), with protein MRKNYTGKFKAKIAIQMIREQDTVAELSSKYEVHRSLLTRWKKEALEGLPGVFSTAKKKTENDNQKLIDELYKQIGQLKVENDWLKKKGDTSISDRRELIDRNHSGISINRQCELLKVSKGALYYKPKTLDSYTLSLMDLLDEQHTKTPFYGSRRLTAYLNSQGHLVNRKRVQRLMRLMRIEAIYPKPKTTRRNENHKIYPYLLKDIVIDKPNQVWSTDITYIRIGNGFMYLTAVMDWFSRYVLSWRLSNTMENTFCIEALEEALRFSTPGIFNTDQGSQFTSLKYLKILQDKNVKISMDSKGRALDNVFVERLWRTIKYEEIYLKDYRTMNEAYQSLKAFIRFYNQERLHQALGYKVPMAIYHAV; from the exons ATGAGGAAAAACTACACCGGAAAGTTCAAAGCTAAAATTGCAATTCAAATGATTCGAGAACAGGACACAGTAGCTGAGTTATCATCTAAATATGAAGTTCACAGATCCTTGCTGACAAGGTGGAAGAAAGAAGCCTTAGAAGGATTACCAGGTGTATTTTCAACTGCAAAAAAGAAAACCGAAAATGATAATCAAAAATTGATAGACGAATTGTATAAGCAAATAGGTCAGCTCAAAGTTGAGAATGACTGGTTAAAAAAAAAGGGTGATACA TCAATCTCTGATAGAAGGGAACTAATAGATAGAAATCACTCAGGAATCAGTATTAACAGGCAATGTGAGTTACTCAAGGTTTCAAAAGGGGCCTTGTATTACAAGCCCAAAACATTGGATTCGTATACGCTCTCCCTTATGGATTTATTGGATGAGCAGCATACCAAAACTCCCTTTTACGGAAGCCGGAGGCTCACGGCCTACCTGAACAGCCAGGGGCATTTGGTAAACAGGAAGCGGGTACAACGCCTGATGAGGCTGATGCGGATCGAAGCCATTTACCCGAAACCAAAGACAACAAGGAGAAATGAAAACCATAAAATCTACCCTTATTTGCTGAAAGATATCGTAATTGATAAGCCGAATCAGGTGTGGAGCACCGACATCACATATATCAGAATTGGTAATGGATTTATGTATTTAACCGCCGTAATGGATTGGTTCAGCAGGTATGTCCTGTCATGGCGCCTCAGTAACACAATGGAAAACACATTCTGCATTGAGGCCCTTGAGGAAGCATTACGGTTCTCGACACCTGGCATTTTTAACACAGATCAGGGAAGTCAATTTACTTCTCTGAAATATTTGAAAATACTGCAAGATAAAAATGTCAAAATCAGCATGGATTCAAAAGGCAGGGCCCTTGACAATGTTTTTGTAGAACGACTGTGGCGAACCATAAAATACGAGGAAATCTATCTGAAGGATTACCGTACAATGAATGAAGCCTACCAATCGTTGAAAGCATTTATAAGGTTTTACAATCAGGAAAGGCTCCACCAGGCCCTGGGATATAAGGTGCCAATGGCAATCTACCATGCGGTTTAA
- a CDS encoding methyl-accepting chemotaxis protein translates to MKKSRSLKLKITFWVAIILFVCSALIIIFDHISSNVKDKFSDKFMINVFDDVRLENEKFHIKRTSDALQNFAGSEEVIGYLEDDRSDGNRQVIDGLFITLAEALKMRKLVLLDKNYDVVFSKSGQHSFAKDNVFTTDGLKKLYDISAETWANQGACIEAAGKVVFIVATAVINDDDQVVGVAACELPVGELALSFAKIVKGYVGYQGADSTFSGACDSTFFEQVSPEKRKNAASNTSFVLELKAVCTPESLNASAAGPLKEKQQAPKAESRRTFYKLYPIEVEDINKHLYRYWLVLDYSAPAKVENRLGFIKPLIFCGILIVSILLLFVFLSRLIKPLEKVVDALKDIAQGEGDLTQRLEVEVHNEIGEVASWFNAFVDRVHHLVVQIGENSNVVSDASNHLQQTSEKLDKSSDDLSTMTQSAASATDEMSQSMNSVAAAGEQASVNLEAVSEAAGMMKAGLGQVAEACHNARQISEEAASQVQSASVRVVDLGGAAREIEKVIEVITEIAEQTNLLALNATIEAARAGEAGKGFAVVAGEIKNLAAQTANATLEITRKITAIQDSTDNTVNDVEKITTVISEVSKIVAGIALELEEQSVSAFQVAENIEQASAGMGEVSQNIAQSSSTATLISEDIAGVSDISRDISKEGSEMNRSAKTLSELASRLHDSVGVFKV, encoded by the coding sequence ATGAAAAAATCACGTTCCTTAAAATTAAAGATTACCTTCTGGGTAGCAATTATTCTTTTTGTTTGCTCCGCCTTGATCATCATTTTCGATCATATCTCAAGCAATGTAAAAGATAAATTTTCAGACAAATTTATGATTAACGTGTTTGATGATGTCAGACTCGAAAATGAGAAATTTCACATTAAGCGGACAAGTGATGCACTCCAAAATTTTGCGGGTTCCGAGGAGGTCATCGGATATCTGGAAGACGATCGAAGTGATGGGAATCGTCAGGTTATAGATGGATTGTTCATCACCCTTGCCGAAGCCCTGAAAATGCGAAAATTGGTATTGCTGGACAAAAATTACGATGTGGTTTTTTCAAAAAGTGGGCAACATTCCTTTGCCAAAGACAACGTATTTACCACGGACGGATTAAAAAAATTATATGACATATCAGCAGAAACCTGGGCAAACCAAGGGGCCTGCATTGAAGCGGCCGGCAAGGTAGTCTTTATTGTAGCCACGGCAGTCATTAATGATGACGATCAGGTTGTGGGTGTGGCGGCTTGTGAATTGCCGGTTGGAGAACTGGCCTTATCGTTTGCCAAAATCGTGAAAGGATATGTGGGATATCAGGGCGCTGATTCAACCTTTTCCGGAGCCTGTGACAGCACCTTTTTCGAACAGGTTTCTCCTGAAAAAAGAAAAAATGCCGCGTCAAATACCAGTTTTGTGCTTGAGCTAAAAGCGGTCTGTACACCGGAATCATTAAATGCGTCGGCGGCCGGCCCGTTAAAAGAAAAACAGCAGGCCCCTAAAGCCGAATCCCGTCGCACGTTTTATAAGCTTTATCCCATCGAAGTTGAGGATATCAATAAACATCTTTACAGATATTGGCTGGTTCTGGACTATTCGGCTCCGGCTAAGGTCGAAAACAGATTGGGCTTTATCAAACCCCTGATTTTTTGCGGAATATTAATCGTCAGCATACTGTTGTTGTTTGTCTTTTTATCCCGATTGATCAAACCCCTGGAAAAGGTTGTGGATGCATTAAAGGATATTGCCCAGGGTGAAGGTGATTTAACACAACGGCTTGAAGTAGAGGTACATAATGAAATCGGGGAAGTGGCAAGCTGGTTTAATGCCTTTGTGGACCGGGTCCATCACCTCGTAGTCCAAATCGGGGAGAATTCAAATGTTGTTTCAGATGCATCCAACCACTTGCAGCAGACGTCTGAAAAGCTGGATAAAAGTTCAGATGATTTGTCTACCATGACCCAGTCCGCGGCATCTGCAACCGATGAGATGAGCCAGAGCATGAATTCTGTAGCAGCTGCCGGCGAGCAGGCATCTGTTAATTTAGAAGCCGTTTCCGAGGCCGCTGGAATGATGAAGGCCGGGTTGGGTCAAGTTGCCGAGGCGTGTCACAATGCCCGGCAAATTTCCGAAGAAGCCGCTTCCCAGGTCCAATCTGCATCCGTCAGGGTTGTGGATTTAGGGGGCGCGGCAAGAGAAATCGAAAAAGTAATTGAAGTGATCACGGAAATTGCGGAACAGACCAACCTTCTTGCGTTGAATGCAACCATTGAAGCCGCTAGGGCCGGAGAAGCAGGTAAGGGCTTTGCCGTTGTGGCCGGCGAAATAAAAAATCTGGCTGCCCAGACAGCCAATGCAACCCTTGAAATCACCCGCAAGATTACAGCAATTCAAGATTCTACAGACAACACTGTAAATGATGTGGAAAAGATAACCACTGTTATTTCAGAAGTGTCTAAAATCGTTGCCGGCATTGCCTTGGAATTGGAGGAGCAGTCTGTATCAGCGTTTCAGGTGGCGGAAAATATCGAACAGGCCTCTGCCGGCATGGGCGAGGTCAGTCAAAATATCGCCCAAAGTTCCAGTACCGCAACTTTAATATCAGAAGATATTGCAGGGGTCAGTGACATTTCCAGGGATATATCCAAAGAAGGTTCGGAGATGAACCGGAGTGCAAAAACACTGTCGGAACTGGCGTCCCGGCTTCATGACAGTGTCGGTGTGTTTAAAGTCTGA
- a CDS encoding cytochrome c biogenesis protein CcdA has product MLTQTITFPAAFAAGLLSFLSPCVLPLIPAYFSFITGLSLDELTADDKAVRKKVILSTLAYVAGFSFIFILFGASASFLGGLASRYSWVVRYVGGGIILIFGLHLLGIINIKSFQFERKFHFKETPFHLFGTFLIGMAFGAGWSPCIGPMLGSILIVAGSQDTILKGILLLATYSAGMALPFIVISIFINSMLSFMKKATRAMGIINKCAGGLLIVIGLLLIFDKFRLLAAF; this is encoded by the coding sequence ATGCTGACACAGACTATTACATTCCCTGCAGCGTTTGCGGCAGGCCTTCTGTCCTTTCTCTCCCCTTGTGTACTGCCGTTGATCCCGGCCTATTTCAGCTTTATCACAGGGCTCTCTTTAGATGAACTGACCGCTGACGACAAAGCGGTACGCAAAAAAGTAATCCTGTCCACTCTGGCCTATGTGGCGGGATTCTCTTTTATTTTTATTTTGTTTGGAGCTTCGGCCTCTTTTCTTGGGGGGCTTGCCTCCCGGTACTCCTGGGTTGTGCGTTATGTGGGCGGCGGCATCATCCTGATCTTCGGGCTGCACCTGCTCGGCATTATCAACATTAAAAGTTTTCAGTTTGAACGCAAATTTCATTTCAAAGAAACACCCTTTCATCTGTTTGGCACATTTTTGATCGGCATGGCCTTTGGCGCCGGTTGGAGCCCTTGTATCGGCCCGATGCTTGGCAGCATTCTCATTGTGGCAGGCAGCCAGGACACGATACTCAAAGGCATTCTGCTGCTGGCCACCTATTCTGCGGGAATGGCTTTGCCGTTTATTGTGATATCCATTTTCATCAACTCCATGCTCAGTTTCATGAAAAAGGCCACCCGGGCTATGGGCATCATTAATAAATGTGCCGGAGGGCTTCTTATTGTCATTGGTTTGCTTTTAATTTTTGACAAATTCCGGCTTCTTGCAGCCTTTTAA
- a CDS encoding MFS transporter, with amino-acid sequence MTIRPRSFNAFIGVATFSKLMLNTARRMVYPFAPELARGLGVPLTAVTSLIAVNQATAVLGPLGALFADRYGNKPVLLFAVVLCFIGCLGIALFPLYGVVLAGLFLAGLAKSLFDPSLQAQIASQVPYAQRGKFIGITETSWAGATLLTIPAAGFIMSHFSWQTPFKLVAILTFVCFFLLLKLAPGPHRFHGRLSNKEKETKRLQINWKTLLKNKKVVGLLIFVFFMSLANDNVFVIYGVWLESACGMSLAEIGMSTVLIGMAEFLAEGGSALFSDRIGLKKSVLMGTAATAVTYMVLPFTASGIPLILSGLGALFLFFEFTLVSSMSLGTELVPEFRAATMAAFFAVAGIGRIIGAFSGGLIWSVYGIRGICLLSGFCSVLALAALMAGTRREPNAHKIIHP; translated from the coding sequence ATGACAATCCGACCGCGTTCGTTTAACGCATTTATCGGTGTGGCAACGTTCAGCAAACTGATGTTAAATACCGCCCGGCGCATGGTATATCCCTTTGCGCCGGAACTTGCCCGGGGACTTGGGGTTCCCCTGACAGCTGTAACCTCATTAATCGCCGTCAACCAGGCCACGGCCGTACTTGGCCCTTTGGGCGCACTGTTTGCCGACCGCTATGGAAACAAACCTGTATTGCTGTTCGCCGTGGTCCTGTGTTTTATCGGGTGTTTGGGTATTGCCCTGTTTCCCTTATATGGTGTGGTCCTGGCGGGGCTGTTCCTGGCAGGGCTTGCCAAAAGCCTTTTTGATCCAAGTCTGCAAGCCCAAATCGCCTCCCAGGTTCCCTATGCCCAACGGGGCAAATTTATCGGCATCACGGAAACTTCATGGGCCGGAGCCACCCTGTTAACCATCCCCGCAGCCGGCTTTATCATGTCCCATTTTTCCTGGCAGACACCCTTTAAACTTGTGGCCATCCTTACGTTTGTCTGTTTTTTCTTGCTTCTCAAACTTGCCCCGGGACCGCACCGTTTCCATGGCCGTCTGTCGAACAAAGAAAAAGAGACGAAACGGCTACAGATCAACTGGAAAACTCTTCTAAAGAACAAAAAGGTGGTCGGTTTACTGATCTTTGTTTTTTTTATGTCCCTGGCCAATGACAATGTGTTTGTCATCTACGGGGTCTGGCTGGAAAGCGCCTGTGGGATGTCCCTGGCTGAAATCGGTATGAGCACTGTTCTTATCGGCATGGCTGAATTTTTAGCCGAAGGAGGCAGTGCCCTTTTTTCCGACAGGATCGGTCTTAAAAAATCGGTACTCATGGGTACAGCGGCCACCGCAGTTACATATATGGTGCTTCCTTTCACCGCATCAGGCATCCCCCTGATTCTGTCAGGCCTTGGCGCCCTGTTCCTGTTTTTTGAATTTACGCTTGTCTCTTCCATGAGCCTTGGGACTGAACTTGTGCCTGAATTCAGGGCAGCCACCATGGCTGCATTTTTTGCCGTAGCCGGAATCGGCAGGATCATCGGAGCATTTTCAGGAGGGCTTATCTGGTCTGTTTACGGCATCAGAGGCATCTGTCTTTTATCCGGCTTTTGTTCTGTCCTGGCTTTGGCTGCACTGATGGCAGGAACCCGAAGAGAACCCAACGCCCATAAAATAATACACCCCTAA
- a CDS encoding rhodanese-like domain-containing protein, giving the protein MKKSNYFCMVVVLIITAMITVGCAKKEPLSYSSKTEGHKGGDLTPSQAYQMATEDEHVFIVDVRTRPEYVLVGHPTIAYHVPIKFWTGKHATKGYGMVINENFTQDLKKHFDPDTDTLIFMCRSGSRSCDATNVAASKASWPTDKIYNMMGGFEGDKVKNEHSVYYGKRVLGGWKNEGLPWTYKLDPNLAYPEAD; this is encoded by the coding sequence ATGAAAAAAAGTAATTATTTCTGTATGGTTGTTGTTTTGATTATTACTGCAATGATCACTGTGGGCTGTGCTAAAAAAGAGCCATTGAGTTATTCCAGTAAAACGGAAGGGCATAAAGGCGGCGATCTAACACCGTCCCAAGCGTACCAAATGGCCACCGAAGATGAGCATGTTTTTATTGTGGATGTCAGAACCCGGCCGGAATATGTTCTGGTTGGGCATCCAACTATTGCATATCATGTTCCTATAAAATTTTGGACAGGAAAACATGCCACTAAAGGATACGGCATGGTCATTAATGAAAATTTTACACAGGATCTTAAAAAACATTTCGATCCTGACACCGATACGCTCATCTTTATGTGCAGAAGTGGCAGCCGCTCCTGCGATGCGACAAACGTGGCCGCTTCAAAGGCCAGCTGGCCGACTGATAAAATATACAATATGATGGGCGGATTTGAAGGGGATAAAGTAAAAAACGAACATAGCGTGTATTATGGAAAGCGTGTGCTGGGTGGTTGGAAGAATGAAGGACTGCCATGGACCTATAAATTAGATCCAAACCTTGCTTATCCCGAAGCTGATTAA
- a CDS encoding rhodanese-like domain-containing protein, whose product MLKKQYAFFLVVCVMLLCWTGLVSAATECKECEEVAKGKIPAHFLEPNLKMLPSGIAIWDVEEAIVALKEKKAKYLWVDTRPGSFLDIGTTRSAVNLVCDLQGEAIPEADAPNAITKDKLLAAMKTIDPDINSVTVIFFCQGPKCHRSYNAALRSVKDYGLGVDQVVWFRGGYPNLEKHILANPKLKRRITKYLRGKVTQ is encoded by the coding sequence ATGTTAAAAAAACAGTATGCTTTTTTTCTAGTCGTATGTGTCATGCTTTTGTGCTGGACCGGCCTGGTTTCCGCAGCCACTGAATGCAAAGAGTGTGAAGAGGTCGCCAAAGGCAAAATTCCCGCACATTTTTTAGAGCCTAACCTTAAAATGCTTCCCTCCGGTATTGCCATCTGGGACGTTGAGGAGGCCATTGTCGCTCTGAAAGAAAAAAAGGCGAAATATCTTTGGGTGGATACAAGGCCTGGATCATTTCTTGATATCGGCACAACAAGAAGTGCCGTAAATCTGGTATGTGATCTCCAGGGGGAAGCCATTCCCGAAGCGGATGCCCCAAATGCCATTACCAAAGATAAACTTTTGGCGGCTATGAAGACAATTGATCCGGATATTAACTCTGTTACCGTTATTTTTTTCTGCCAGGGGCCAAAATGTCACAGGAGCTACAACGCTGCATTAAGATCCGTAAAAGATTACGGACTTGGTGTGGATCAGGTTGTATGGTTCAGAGGCGGTTATCCGAACCTGGAAAAGCATATTCTGGCAAATCCAAAGCTGAAAAGAAGGATTACCAAATATCTGCGTGGCAAGGTGACCCAGTAA